The following coding sequences lie in one Miscanthus floridulus cultivar M001 chromosome 9, ASM1932011v1, whole genome shotgun sequence genomic window:
- the LOC136481600 gene encoding V-type proton ATPase 16 kDa proteolipid subunit-like gives MSSVFSGDETAPFFGFLGAAAALIFSCMGAAYGTAKSGVGVASMGVMRPELVMKSIVPVVMAGVLGIYGLIIAVIISTGINPKAKPYYLFDGYAHLSSGLACGLAGLAAGMAIGIVGDAGVRANAQQPKLFVGMILILIFAEALALYGLIVGIILSSRAGQSRAE, from the exons ATGTCGTCGGTGTTCAGCGGCGATGAGACGGCCCCCTTCTTCGGCTtcctcggcgccgccgccgccctcatcTTCTCAT GCATGGGCGCGGCGTACGGGACGGCGAAGAGCGGCGTCGGCGTGGCGTCGATGGGTGTGATGCGGCCGGAGCTCGTCATGAAGTCCATCGTGCCCGTCGTCATGGCTGGTGTGCTCGGTATCTACGGCCTCATCATCGCCGTCATCATCAGCACGGGGATCAACCCCAAGGCCAAGCCCTACTACCTCTTCGATGGCTACGCCCACCTGTCGTCCGGGCTTGCCTGTGGCCTTGCTGGGCTTGCGGCTGGCATGGCCATCGGCATTGTCGGTGATGCTGGAGTCAG GGCAAATGCACAACAGCCGAAGCTTTTCGTGGGCATGATCCTCATCCTCATTTTCGCAGAAGCGCTTGCTCTCTACGGTCTCATCGTTGGAATTATCCTTTCATCCCGTGCTGGTCAATCCCGGGCGGAATAA